The proteins below come from a single Rosa rugosa chromosome 2, drRosRugo1.1, whole genome shotgun sequence genomic window:
- the LOC133730557 gene encoding small ribosomal subunit protein uS14m-like yields MSVCRENANIRDNHRRVLAEKFELRRNLYKALCKDTSLPDELREENRYKLSKLPRNSSFTRIRNRCIFSGRGRAVYETFRMSRIVFRALASKGMLNGVKKASWIGVIKVEEK; encoded by the exons ATGTCAGTGTGTAGAGAAAACGCGAACATCCGAGACAACCACCGCCGTGTGCTGGCGGAGAAATTCGAGCTGCGGCGGAACCTGTACAAGGCGCTGTGCAAAGACACGAGCCTCCCCGACGAGTTGCGGGAGGAGAATCGGTACAAGCTCTCGAAGCTTCCTCGGAACAGCTCCTTCACCCGAATCAGGAACCGCTGCATCTTCTCCGGCCGAGGCCGCGCCGTCTACGAGACCTTCCGCATGTCCCGTATCGTCTTCCGCGCTCTCGCCTCCAAGGGCATGCTCAACGGCGTCAAGAAGGCTTCCTG GATTGGTGTGATTAAAGTTGAGGAAAAATAA